The Candidatus Margulisiibacteriota bacterium genome includes a region encoding these proteins:
- a CDS encoding glycosyltransferase — translation MTVDIVIATYNRARILPNTLQSVQSQTYQDWRCWIAEDGKTSETLEAISPFMKDERFIYFPGDHTGRPACPRNRAIYQGRSELIAFLDDDDLWLPEKLERQVNFMQSHPDCVLLGCNAYKVKPGDELNDITTPLYFQKRTFFGYIPYERFVQQNYIILSSSLVRRVALSRSGGFNETLSPAEDFELWLRIGALGEIWNIPEPLVIYSDSASDKHYPELDRYQNYRERARVLDLALTGDGKIQSPLSYKENQRYAAACRYEKEFYLAGPRFLGRLRHELMWKIKGYK, via the coding sequence ATGACTGTAGACATTGTTATTGCGACTTATAATCGGGCAAGGATTCTGCCGAACACTTTGCAGAGCGTTCAGTCACAAACCTACCAGGATTGGCGATGCTGGATTGCTGAAGACGGAAAGACGTCAGAGACACTGGAAGCGATTTCGCCTTTTATGAAAGACGAGCGATTTATTTATTTTCCGGGCGACCACACGGGACGGCCAGCCTGTCCGAGAAACAGGGCGATTTATCAAGGCAGATCTGAACTGATTGCATTTCTTGACGATGATGATCTCTGGCTTCCGGAAAAACTTGAACGTCAAGTAAATTTTATGCAGAGCCATCCTGATTGCGTGTTGTTAGGATGCAATGCTTACAAAGTAAAACCCGGAGATGAACTGAACGATATTACCACGCCGCTCTATTTTCAAAAAAGAACGTTCTTCGGTTACATCCCGTATGAACGGTTTGTTCAACAGAATTATATCATTCTGTCGTCCTCTCTTGTTCGGCGGGTTGCCTTGAGCCGGTCGGGAGGGTTTAATGAAACATTATCACCGGCTGAAGACTTTGAATTGTGGCTTCGAATTGGTGCTTTAGGTGAAATATGGAATATTCCGGAACCTTTAGTGATTTATTCTGATTCTGCGTCGGATAAACACTATCCTGAGCTTGACCGGTATCAGAACTATCGGGAAAGGGCACGTGTATTGGATTTAGCTTTAACCGGCGATGGAAAAATACAGAGCCCTTTGTCTTATAAGGAAAATCAACGATATGCTGCGGCGTGTCGCTATGAAAAAGAATTCTATCTCGCCGGTCCCCGCTTTTTG